A window of Thermoproteus sp. genomic DNA:
GCGCGCGATCCCACCCGCGGCGGGCTGGCCACCGTGTTAAACGACTGGGCTAAGGCCAGCGGCACCGTGATAGTAGTGGACCAAAGCTCGATACCAATAGGCCAGGAGGTCAGGGCCGTGGCGGACATGGCCGGCGTGGATCCGCTACACTTGGCGTCTGAAGGCGTCGCCGCCTTCGCGGTGACGCCAGAAGTCGCCGACGAGTTCTTAAAGGAGCTTAAAGGCGTCGGATTTAAAGAGGCGACTAAGATAGGCGAGGTGAGGAAGAGCGAGCGTTATTCAGGCTACGTACTAGCCAAGACCGAAGTTGGGGGCTACAGGATCCTAGAGCCCCTGAGGGGGCCCTTAGTTCCGCGTATCTGTTAGGCGGAATTAAGGTATATAATATAATCACGGCGCGGATATATGCACGAATGGTCGCTCGCCCTTTCGGTGGTGCAGGCTGTGGACAAATGGGCTAGGGAACATAATGTAGAGGTCAAAAAGGTCGTCTTGGGGGTGCCTTCTATATCCATGTTAGATCTAAAAGTGCTCCAAGAGGCCTTCGACTTCCTTAAAAAGGAGTCTAGGCTCGAGGCGGCCAGCCTGGAAGTGAGGGTGAGGAGCCCGCGATTTAAATGTCGTAAATGTGGCTACGAGTTCGGCGAGGAGGAGGTGAAGGCCCAGATAGAGGCCGTGGCCGGGCGCTACGGCGAGGAGTACCCGTTACATTTAATGCCCGAGTTGGTCCCTGCGTTCGTCAGATGTCCTCGTTGCGGCTCCCACGACATTGAGGTGGACGCCCAAATAAGAGTTGAGGAGATAGAGACGACATGAGGCCCCTAGTGGAGCTGGCCAGGGCGAGGCTTTCGGGCAAGAAGGTGGTGGCCGTAATGAGCGGGAAGGGCGGCGTCGGCAAAAGCCTCGTGGCCGCCCTCTTGGCCCTTTCCAAGCCAAACTCGGCGCTGATAGATCTAGATCTATTCGGCATGTCGGCACCGCAGCTCTTCGGGGCCAAGGGACTACACGAAGTGGATAAGAAGGGCGTAAAGCCGTTTGAGGTCGGCGGAGTTAAGCTGTTCAGCCTACAGGGAGTCGTGGGGGATAGGTTCGTCGTGTTGCCGGGTGCAAGCCAAGGAGGAGTGGCCGAGGCGTTGTTGGCCTTCGCGGACCTCGGCGGGGTCGAGAACGTGGTCGTGGACATGCCGCCGGGCATGGGGGAGGAGCTCTTGACCCTATCGCGCGTGGCTCAATTCAAGCCGGTCGTGGTCGCCACGCCGTCGGCCACGGCCCTAAAGGTGGCTGGACACCTTATCGAATATCTAGCCGAAATGGGCGTGAGGCCCCCTGTTGTCGCGCTGAACATGTCTTACGTCCAATGCGGCGGCTCTAAGGTGTACCCATTCGGCGATCCAAAAAAGGCCGCCGAGGCCCTGACCGCAAAGGCTGACCGCATCGTTGAGTTGCCGATAGACCCAGAACTGGAGGGCTACGTGGGCCGTATAGCCGAGTACAGAGGTCCCCTTCACGCGGCCGTGAAGAATTTAATTGCGCCGTACGTATAGGCTATGTTTCGAATGGACGACGGCATAGCGCCTCGTGATTTGAAGATAGACGCCATAAGAGACGGGCTTAAGGAGATTAGGGCCAAGTTCCTCGAATGTGAGAAGGGCGGCAAGAAGCGCGAGATATGCCACGCCATTGTCGCCAATGAGCTCATGGGTTTTTTCGGGTCGCTATTGCCCAAAGTGATATACGACGACGAGTATAGGCGTTACATATTGGTGGGATCCGATGGCAGATTGTTAGTACTAGATGTAGATACGGGTTCTATAAAGTTAGTAGACATAAAGACAGCAATACTCCGACTCCTAGAACAATAATTATAATTATTGTTCTAAAATTCTATATATGTAAAGAGGATAAACATAAAAGGATGTAGATTTTAGACCTCATGACCATCTTAGTGTTTTACGTGGGCTATTTGTTTAAGCGAGACTCTGCAGTAGGCCTTGAAGTTGGGAAGCTTCTTGAGGCTGAGGGTATTCCGACAGTAGAACTGAGCGGAGATGCCATATTTATGGTCGACGAGATAAAACGCCTAGGTCCAACTAAGGCCATACTGGTTGGGGCTGTCCAGAGAGGGCGCCCTCCTGGCACTATAGAGATATATAAGTTCAGGCCCTATGTATATAAAAATCAGCTAGAGGCTCAAGACGCCTTGCGCCCATCGCTCGAGGGGAGGATCTCCCTAGAAGACCTACTAATAGGTCTCAGTATATTCGGTGCCCCTACGGACGAAATATATATAGCCGAGTGCGAGCCGCCAGTATTAGAAGAAGGAGTAGGGCTCTCGCTGGAAGGCCGCAGATGCGCAGAGGAGCTCGCCGAAAAGGTAAAGGAACTCTATAGGGAGCTATGTGCGAGGTAGAAGATGGAGCCTTAGAGATTTTGGCGAGGACTGCAGAAATAGGGCCTGCGAGGTTTTATGCGATATATAGAGGCACTAAGTTGCCGCTATCTACAGCTTGGCGTAAAACACAAAAATTGATCAAAGAGGGCTATCTACATAAGGAAAAGAAAGAGGAGTTGATAGATATAACCGATAAGGGCCTCTTGGTGCTAGCCAGCCGCGGTCATTCCGGAGGCTTGGTGAGGCTCGCTAGATCCATGGGCTTGAGCGTAAAGGAGACAGCGATCCTTGCCGAATTTATATGTAAAAATATTAAAGTAAGCGGAATTTTGCTAACATCCATATGGGACATATTGAGGCTCATCCCCCCTCCGCGCTTTGCCGAACTTAAGGACACAGAAGCCGAGGCCGCCGCGGCCAAGGTCCTCCTCAAGGCCTATCCAGTAATAGAACTGGACGGCATAGGGGCCTATTTGATAGATCACGGTGTAATAGTGGCGTCAGCTTGTTCTCTTTGCGGCGAGCTCAAATACGAGCTGTTTCCCAATTGCCAGTTGTGGGAGAAGGCTCTGCCGGAGCTTAAACGATTCCTAAAGAAGGCGAGTGGTCCTCGTCGCTCGTAACAATTTTCCTTTGAGGTGGAAAGTCACTATATAAGCAGAGGTCTTAGGATGTTCATGGTTAAGATAAGCAGGCGTGACTTCCTTAAAGCGAGCTCGCTAGCCGCTATGTTATCTGCGCTCAACTGGCCGGCTTTAGTCAAGGCGGCTGGAGAGACCATTAGAGACGGCACGATAAATGTCGTCTGGCTGGAGGCGCAGGATTGCGCCGGCAACACCACCGCCGTCATTCAAGCCACGGACCCCTCGCTTTTAGACGTACTGCTGGGCACAACGCCCCTCGTGGGTCCCGGCACGGTTCGCCTTATATTCCACGAAACCGTTATGCCGCAGTGGGGCGCGTTCCACGTGCAGAGCGCAGCCGATGTGAGCAACGAGGCCGCGCTCGAACAGTACGCCGCATCGCAACCGCCGCCTGGCAACGCCGACGCCATACTCGCCGATATAGCCAACGGTAAGTACGGACCGTACGTCTTGGTGCTAGAGGGCTCCTTCCCACAGGAATACGGCATCCAGGGCTCCAACATAACGACAGCCGGCGGTTATTATTGCGCCATAGGCCAACACACTTGCACCGAATGGCTTAAACGTCTGCTCTCAAACGCGCTTGCGGTGGTAGCTGTAGGCAATTGTGCGTCATATGGCGGAATACCGGCCAATAAGGTCCTAGAGCCGCCGCCGGGCTTCAACTACGCGACGTGGTCCCAATCGCCTACAGGCGCTATAGGCTTTTTCGACGATCCGCTGAGGGGCATAAAGGGCGTGATACATCAGCCTTACTTCCAGCCGGAGGTAGAGCCCTTCCGCAAGTATATAGACGAAGGCGGCGTCCCCGACTTTAACACAGTCAAGCCTGCAATCGCCGTTCCGGGCTGTCCCGCAAACGGCAACGGCATCATGAGGACCCTCGCCCTCTTGGTGTTGGTGGCCGCCGGATATTTGGACCCCAAAGTGCTCGACAGGAAGGCCTTCTTGGACGAATACGCCAGGCCCTATTTCATATTTGGTCCCACCGTCCACGAGCAGTGCCCGAGGGCCGCTTGGTACGCCGCGGGCGACTTCAGGCCTTACCCCGGCGCGGGTGACGCCAAGTGTCTATATGCAGTGGGCTGTAAAGGCCCCGTCGCTCACTGTCCCTGGAACAAAGTGGGTTGGGTAGCCGGCGTGGGAGGGCCCACTAGGACCGGCGGAGTCTGTATAGCCTGCACAAACCCAGGATTCACCGACGCCTACGAGCCGTTTTACGCCAAGTTGCCCTACGTGGGCGTGTCTCTAGAGGATCTCAAGAACATAGCCGTGGGGGTGGGAGGAGCCATAGCCGTGGCGGGTGTCGCCGCCGCGGCGTGGACGGCCGCCAGAAGCGCCGCGATTAAGAAGGGCGGCCAGCAACAGAA
This region includes:
- a CDS encoding hydrogenase maturation nickel metallochaperone HypA — protein: MHEWSLALSVVQAVDKWAREHNVEVKKVVLGVPSISMLDLKVLQEAFDFLKKESRLEAASLEVRVRSPRFKCRKCGYEFGEEEVKAQIEAVAGRYGEEYPLHLMPELVPAFVRCPRCGSHDIEVDAQIRVEEIETT
- a CDS encoding P-loop NTPase — encoded protein: MRPLVELARARLSGKKVVAVMSGKGGVGKSLVAALLALSKPNSALIDLDLFGMSAPQLFGAKGLHEVDKKGVKPFEVGGVKLFSLQGVVGDRFVVLPGASQGGVAEALLAFADLGGVENVVVDMPPGMGEELLTLSRVAQFKPVVVATPSATALKVAGHLIEYLAEMGVRPPVVALNMSYVQCGGSKVYPFGDPKKAAEALTAKADRIVELPIDPELEGYVGRIAEYRGPLHAAVKNLIAPYV
- a CDS encoding Ni,Fe-hydrogenase maturation factor; the protein is MTILVFYVGYLFKRDSAVGLEVGKLLEAEGIPTVELSGDAIFMVDEIKRLGPTKAILVGAVQRGRPPGTIEIYKFRPYVYKNQLEAQDALRPSLEGRISLEDLLIGLSIFGAPTDEIYIAECEPPVLEEGVGLSLEGRRCAEELAEKVKELYRELCAR
- a CDS encoding hyaluronate lyase, whose product is MVKISRRDFLKASSLAAMLSALNWPALVKAAGETIRDGTINVVWLEAQDCAGNTTAVIQATDPSLLDVLLGTTPLVGPGTVRLIFHETVMPQWGAFHVQSAADVSNEAALEQYAASQPPPGNADAILADIANGKYGPYVLVLEGSFPQEYGIQGSNITTAGGYYCAIGQHTCTEWLKRLLSNALAVVAVGNCASYGGIPANKVLEPPPGFNYATWSQSPTGAIGFFDDPLRGIKGVIHQPYFQPEVEPFRKYIDEGGVPDFNTVKPAIAVPGCPANGNGIMRTLALLVLVAAGYLDPKVLDRKAFLDEYARPYFIFGPTVHEQCPRAAWYAAGDFRPYPGAGDAKCLYAVGCKGPVAHCPWNKVGWVAGVGGPTRTGGVCIACTNPGFTDAYEPFYAKLPYVGVSLEDLKNIAVGVGGAIAVAGVAAAAWTAARSAAIKKGGQQQKGEEKKS